A single region of the Mercenaria mercenaria strain notata chromosome 6, MADL_Memer_1, whole genome shotgun sequence genome encodes:
- the LOC128557548 gene encoding exosome complex exonuclease RRP44-like yields MLTNKVFLKKTKKGSILKIVREHYLRDDIACGSACCDICVHDEKGPVLEDNPGNPSQQFSEEHYIIPDTNVVLHQIDVLEDTALQNVIILQTVVEEVRHRSAPAYKRLKEVLANPGKHFYSFANEFNKETYIEREPGEKSNDRNDRAIREAAIWYRDHLSKQNCSVKIVLITNDADNRAKAKQSGLVAFTDFDIS; encoded by the exons atgctCACGAATAAAGTGTTTCTGAAGAAGACAAAGAAGGGAAGCATTTTGAAGATTGTTAGGGAACATTATTTACGAGATGACATTGCCTGTGGGTCAGCATGTTGTGACATTTGTGTACATGACGAAAAGGGTCCAGTTTTGGAAGATAACCCAGGGAACCCAAGTCAGCAGTTTAGTGAAGAACACTACATTATTCCTGACACGAATGTCGTCCTCCATCAG aTTGATGTGCTTGAGGATACAGCATTACAGAATGTCATCATTCTTCAGACAGTTGTTGAAGAG GTGAGACATCGTAGTGCACCAGCatataaaagattgaaagaagtCTTGGCCAACCCAGgcaaacatttttattcatttgcgAATGAATTcaacaa aGAAACCTACATAGAGAGGGAACCCGGTGAGAAGTCAAATGATCGAAATGATCGTGCAATACGTGAGGCAGCAATATGGTATAGAGATCATCTCAGTAAACAGAACTGTAGTGTAAAAATAGTTCTTATAACTAACGATGCTGACAATCGAGCTAAAGCAAAACAGAGTGGTCTGGTAGCTTTCACAG ATTttgacatatcttaa
- the LOC123548766 gene encoding uncharacterized protein LOC123548766, protein MSRDPDYYQTVSLKLSEVLNDIGVNERMILKRRRMYLLWETMETSTYRLLGTNMSLYRFGSQSEGSTTIGLRSDNDTLVCQSESNVIQDWSQWQPGKLNVLMIQDETTSPGYCLLQWLRNDEPLPLPIHHIPNSKLTVSRGKVLLKNTLLREIAAIEGRVINGPAASRQGRPGIADQDHVLAFHCKSWPAEAQPWLEKQGIGRWPTEDMKRYCETTGCFVVPVSSKNGQNEELEWRISTSHAQRCLMFSLNITKLRCYILMKMILKTFINPQCDGVLSSFMCKTVLFHCIQNTNSNNWVQSNLLPCLMCCLTVLQNFVRQENCPHFVIPENNLMAGRISPHNKVRVFEILQKIIQSKGRALLEIPFDDLGTRLQLKINMGEAFQYHGTPAQMFAEISSLLLYNIISDISRNHKLLLESMHDGNEMVYKRLSDFTLTLTRMYRAMGFNSLEKSAVRLLTPLLPSSLGSVIASHDIYTTGSISPEALDWFSVGLNSDVSSGGLKLASALYCVGDMERAEFVLRNTEEKYDLNTTEPVCACYDHPVNYPRPGFMHKCNTGNEEVIKHITAFCVRFLRCEICCVPKELQYEMFRSTQEERLERDEISDFWMDWAVVDSLPYLYFLQYKTYGALHRMADQQCALANLVTSIETEQTLTHRETALNLLGQCMEQENQHIDALRCYMISLNIRARSNAANFLICRLIYVLFNMQEPAPN, encoded by the coding sequence ATGTCTCGAGATCCTGATTATTACCAGACTGTATCACTGAAACTGTCAGAGGTGCTCAATGATATTGGTGTCAATGAGAGAATGATTCTGAAGAGGAGGAGGATGTACTTGTTGTGGGAAACTATGGAGACTAGTACATACAGATTGCTGGGCACTAACATGTCCTTATATCGTTTTGGTAGCCAGTCTGAAGGGTCTACAACAATAGGACTCCGGTCAGACAATGATACACTCGTCTGCCAAAGTGAGAGTAATGTTATACAGGACTGGAGTCAGTGGCAACCTGGCAAGCTCAATGTACTGATGATACAGGATGAGACCACATCACCAGGTTACTGTCTACTACAATGGCTGAGGAATGATGAGCCTCTTCCTCTTCCAATTCATCATATACCAAACAGCAAGCTTACAGTTAGCAGAGGTAAAGTGCTGCTGAAGAACACATTATTGAGAGAAATTGCTGCTATAGAAGGACGTGTAATAAATGGTCCTGCTGCATCAAGGCAAGGAAGGCCAGGTATTGCTGATCAAGATCATGTTCTAGCATTCCACTGTAAATCATGGCCTGCAGAAGCCCAACCATGGCTAGAAAAACAAGGCATAGGAAGATGGCCTACAGAAGACATGAAGAGATATTGTGAGACTACAGGATGTTTTGTTGTACCAGTGAGCAGTAAAAATGGCCAGAATGAAGAActtgaatggagaatatctacTTCTCATGCTCAAAGATGTCTCATGTTCAGTCTAAACATCACAAAATTAAGATGTTATATCCTCATGAAgatgattcttaaaacattcataaatccTCAGTGTGATGGTGTCCTTTCAAGCTTCATgtgcaaaactgttttatttcattgcatacaaaatacaaattcaaATAACTGGGTGCAATCTAACTTACTCCCATGTTTGATGTGCTGCCTTACAGTATTGCAGAACTTTGTAAGACAAGAAAACTGTCCACATTTTGTAATACCTGAAAACAACCTGATGGCTGGAAGAATTTCTCCTCATAACAAAGTCAGAGTTTTTGAAATCCTACAAAAGATCATACAAAGTAAGGGTCGTGCATTGCTGGAGATTCCCTTTGATGACCTTGGAACGAGACTTCAACTGAAGATAAATATGGGTGAAGCTTTTCAGTATCATGGAACTCCAGCCCAAATGTTTGCTGAAATTTCATCACTGCTGCTATATAATATTATCAGTGACATAAGTAGAAATCACAAGCTCCTTTTAGAATCAATGCATGATGGAAATGAAATGGTGTATAAGAGGTTATCAGACTTTACATTAACACTAACAAGAATGTACAGAGCAATGGGTTTTAACAGTTTGGAAAAATCTGCAGTAAGGCTTTTAACACCTCTGCTTCCATCTTCCTTAGGATCTGTGATAGCATCTCATGACATTTACACTACTGGCAGTATATCACCAGAAGCACTGGACTGGTTTTCAGTTGGTTTGAACTCAGATGTGTCATCTGGTGGGTTGAAATTAGCATCTGCATTATACTGTGTAGGAGATATGGAAAGAGCCGAGTTTGTTCTGAGGAATACAGAAGAAAAGTATGATCTGAATACTACTGAACCTGTATGTGCATGTTATGATCATCCCGTGAATTACCCAAGGCCAGGATTCATGCATAAATGTAACACTGGAAATGAAGAAGTGATAAAACATATAACAGCATTTTGTGTTAGATTTCTGCGGTGTGAAATCTGCTGTGTTCCTAAAGAGCTAcagtatgaaatgtttagatCTACACAAGAGGAAAGGCTTGAAAGGGATGAAATATCTGACTTTTGGATGGACTGGGCAGTGGTAGATTCTCTACCTTACCTGTACTTTCTACAGTACAAAACGTACGGAGCTCTTCATAGAATGGCAGACCAACAATGTGCACTTGCAAACCTTGTCACTTCCATTGAAACAGAACAAACCCTAACTCACAGGGAAACTGCACTGAACTTACTGGGACAGTGTATGGAacaggaaaaccaacatattgatGCTTTACGATGCTACATGATATCTCTAAATATCCGAGCAAGAAGCAATGCTGCAAATTTTCTTATATGTAGACTTATTTATGTGTTGTTTAACATGCAGGAACCTGCACCAAACTGA